Proteins from a single region of Parasedimentitalea psychrophila:
- a CDS encoding protein-L-isoaspartate(D-aspartate) O-methyltransferase, with protein sequence MSSPDPETKMQFLFALRSKGVTEARVLNAMEEVDRGAFIRGLFAKRAYEDMPLPIACGQTISQPSVVGLMTQALQVSPRDTVLEVGTGSGYQAAILSKLARRVYTIDRHARLVREARQIFESLQLSNITSLVGDGSHGLPDQAPFDRILVTAAAEDPPGPLLAQLKVGGIMVVPVGQSDTVQTLIRVLKTENGLDYDELRPVRFVPLLEGLGKET encoded by the coding sequence ATGAGCAGCCCCGATCCAGAAACCAAGATGCAGTTCCTGTTTGCCCTGCGCTCCAAGGGGGTGACCGAGGCGCGGGTGCTCAATGCGATGGAAGAGGTCGATCGCGGCGCCTTCATTCGCGGGCTGTTTGCCAAGCGGGCCTATGAGGACATGCCGCTGCCAATTGCCTGTGGCCAAACCATCTCGCAGCCCTCGGTGGTGGGATTGATGACCCAGGCCCTGCAGGTCTCGCCGCGCGATACCGTGCTCGAGGTTGGCACCGGCTCGGGGTATCAGGCCGCAATCCTGTCCAAGCTGGCGCGCCGGGTCTATACCATCGACCGGCACGCCCGTTTGGTACGCGAGGCGCGGCAGATCTTTGAAAGCCTGCAGCTCAGCAATATCACCTCACTGGTCGGCGATGGCAGCCATGGGTTGCCGGATCAGGCGCCGTTCGACCGTATTCTGGTCACCGCCGCCGCTGAAGACCCGCCGGGGCCGCTGCTGGCTCAGCTCAAGGTTGGCGGCATAATGGTGGTCCCCGTCGGTCAATCCGATACGGTTCAGACCCTGATCCGGGTTCTCAAGACTGAAAACGGGCTGGACTATGATGAATTACGCCCTGTGCGCTTTGTTCCGCTGCTTGAGGGTCTGGGCAAAGAGACATAG
- a CDS encoding peptidoglycan DD-metalloendopeptidase family protein, protein MPVTSARTRHPIRRLARSPIRRVTRSTALLSMLGLIAACEGPLDYDLRGQIGAFSTSNAAQNATTGRPQADDRGLITYPNYQVAVARRGDTVADIATRIGMPVDEVARFNGVQAGDRLRPGEVLALPRRAPEQVISGSAANPGSVDIEQLAGSAIEGAATTSPNPGSVTTTQLQPAPSRIEKPEVQDGPEPVRHRVARGETAYTVSRLYQVPVKALAEWNGLGSDFAIREGQYLLIPLKDKSAPALASPVAASAVTVPGQGTTTPTPPSSTRPLPQETVAAAAEAQALPDIEVPQPSRSSQAAMSYPVQGKIIRTYSKGKNDGIDIAANAGAPVQAARSGTVAAITADSNKVPIIVIRHDDKLLTVYANVDNIAIKKGDRVKRGQTIATLRSGDDAYVHFEVRDGFDSVDPLPYLQ, encoded by the coding sequence ATGCCGGTGACCTCCGCACGAACCCGCCACCCGATCCGCCGCCTGGCCCGCAGCCCGATCCGCAGGGTAACCCGCAGCACCGCTCTGTTGTCGATGCTTGGGCTGATCGCAGCCTGTGAGGGACCGCTGGATTACGACCTGCGGGGCCAGATCGGTGCCTTCAGCACCTCCAACGCCGCCCAGAACGCCACCACAGGCCGCCCGCAGGCAGATGATCGCGGTTTGATCACCTATCCCAACTATCAGGTCGCCGTCGCCCGGCGCGGCGATACCGTTGCGGATATTGCCACCCGTATCGGAATGCCGGTGGACGAAGTTGCCCGTTTCAATGGTGTGCAAGCCGGAGACCGCCTGCGACCCGGTGAAGTTCTTGCCCTGCCACGCCGGGCTCCGGAGCAGGTGATCTCGGGCAGCGCCGCCAATCCGGGCTCAGTCGATATTGAGCAACTGGCAGGATCAGCCATTGAGGGAGCCGCCACCACCTCGCCCAATCCCGGATCGGTGACCACAACCCAATTGCAGCCTGCCCCCTCCAGGATTGAAAAACCCGAGGTGCAGGATGGCCCCGAACCGGTCCGCCACCGGGTGGCACGCGGCGAAACCGCCTATACGGTGTCCCGATTGTACCAGGTGCCGGTCAAGGCGCTGGCCGAATGGAATGGCCTGGGCAGTGACTTTGCCATCCGGGAAGGCCAGTATCTGCTGATCCCGCTCAAGGACAAGTCGGCGCCTGCCCTGGCCTCTCCTGTCGCTGCCTCGGCGGTGACGGTGCCCGGACAGGGCACCACCACCCCGACTCCGCCCAGCTCGACCAGACCTTTGCCACAGGAAACCGTGGCCGCCGCTGCCGAAGCGCAGGCGCTGCCTGATATCGAGGTGCCGCAACCGAGCCGCAGCAGCCAGGCGGCCATGAGCTATCCGGTGCAGGGCAAGATCATCCGCACCTATTCCAAGGGCAAGAATGACGGTATCGACATCGCTGCAAACGCCGGCGCGCCGGTCCAGGCCGCCCGCAGCGGCACCGTCGCCGCCATTACCGCTGATTCCAACAAGGTGCCGATCATTGTCATCCGCCATGATGACAAGCTGCTGACCGTCTACGCCAATGTCGACAACATCGCGATCAAGAAAGGCGACCGGGTCAAGCGCGGCCAGACCATTGCAACCCTGCGCAGTGGCGACGACGCCTATGTCCATTTTGAGGTCCGCGACGGATTTGATTCGGTCGACCCGCTGCCCTATTTGCAATAG
- a CDS encoding ATP-binding protein, translating into MDQTALTRIADALERMSPAPLAAPDFAAASAFVWHVDPERLEPVAHISRVDLELLVGINRSRDTLLDNTRRFAQGFAANNALLWGARGMGKSSLVKAIHASLIGDCPDLKLIELQREDLPSVARLLHHLSTAQQRFILFCDDLSFSHDDQHYKSLKAVLDGGIEGCPENVVFYATSNRRHLMPREMIENERSSAISPSEAVEEKVSLSDRFGLWLGFHPCTQDEYLEMIAGYCAAHGIKRDADHLRAEAIEWQATRGARSGRVAWQFFVDLAGRQGITLR; encoded by the coding sequence ATGGACCAGACCGCATTAACCCGCATCGCCGACGCCCTGGAACGGATGTCGCCAGCGCCACTGGCAGCGCCCGATTTTGCGGCGGCCTCGGCTTTTGTCTGGCATGTGGACCCCGAGCGTCTGGAACCGGTGGCGCATATCAGTCGGGTGGATCTGGAGCTGCTGGTGGGCATCAACCGATCCCGCGATACGCTGCTGGATAACACTCGCCGCTTTGCCCAAGGGTTTGCGGCCAATAATGCCCTGTTGTGGGGGGCGCGCGGCATGGGGAAATCCAGCTTAGTCAAAGCCATCCACGCCAGCTTGATAGGGGATTGCCCGGATTTGAAACTGATCGAGCTGCAGCGCGAAGACCTGCCCTCGGTGGCGCGGCTGCTGCACCATCTGAGCACTGCTCAGCAGCGGTTCATCCTGTTTTGTGATGACCTGTCATTCAGTCACGATGATCAGCACTACAAAAGCCTCAAGGCGGTGCTGGACGGCGGCATCGAAGGCTGCCCCGAAAACGTGGTGTTCTATGCCACCTCAAACCGGCGCCACCTGATGCCGCGTGAGATGATCGAAAACGAACGCTCCAGCGCCATCAGCCCCTCCGAGGCGGTGGAGGAGAAGGTCTCTCTGTCAGACCGCTTTGGTCTCTGGCTGGGCTTTCATCCCTGTACCCAGGATGAATATCTGGAAATGATTGCTGGCTATTGTGCGGCCCATGGCATCAAACGCGACGCCGATCACCTGCGCGCCGAGGCCATTGAATGGCAGGCAACGCGCGGCGCCCGGTCGGGGCGGGTGGCCTGGCAGTTCTTTGTCGATCTGGCGGGACGTCAGGGGATCACGCTGCGCTGA
- a CDS encoding Stf0 family sulfotransferase — protein MKHFESYIICTSPRCGSTLLCKLLSNTGVAGVPESHFHEPSLAAWLGYYRLTPDAHCTQQETLKAIFTAAYEHGKGGTDVFGLRLQRHSFEFFMHQLSILHPEIAGGKSRLKSVFGNPLFIHLTRGNKLEQAISYVKATQTGLWHAAPDGTELERLSAPREPAYDAQAIAKQRAKFTTMDDQWKSWFATEEIAPLSISYDELSSAPLATRARILERLGLDFEPDGKDELPVAKLADATNQAWFDRFTSELSKITT, from the coding sequence ATGAAACATTTTGAATCCTATATAATTTGCACAAGCCCTCGCTGCGGAAGTACCCTTTTGTGCAAGCTGCTGAGCAACACAGGGGTGGCGGGTGTTCCGGAGTCACATTTTCACGAACCGTCTCTTGCCGCCTGGCTTGGCTATTACCGGCTGACGCCCGACGCACACTGCACGCAGCAAGAGACCCTGAAGGCCATATTCACCGCTGCATATGAGCATGGGAAAGGCGGAACTGACGTATTCGGATTGCGTTTGCAGCGGCACAGTTTTGAGTTTTTCATGCATCAGCTAAGCATTTTGCATCCTGAGATAGCAGGTGGAAAATCACGGCTTAAATCTGTTTTCGGAAACCCCCTGTTCATCCACCTCACGCGTGGAAACAAGCTTGAACAGGCGATATCCTACGTTAAGGCAACGCAAACCGGGCTGTGGCACGCAGCGCCGGACGGAACGGAACTGGAGCGTCTCTCGGCACCAAGAGAACCTGCCTATGACGCTCAGGCAATAGCCAAGCAGCGCGCGAAATTCACCACCATGGATGACCAGTGGAAATCATGGTTTGCCACTGAGGAAATAGCGCCTCTGAGTATCAGTTACGATGAGCTATCCTCGGCTCCTCTGGCGACACGCGCGCGAATCCTTGAACGTCTTGGCCTGGACTTTGAACCGGATGGCAAAGACGAGCTACCGGTGGCCAAGCTGGCAGATGCAACCAATCAAGCGTGGTTTGACCGGTTCACATCAGAACTATCAAAAATTACGACCTGA
- the tatC gene encoding twin-arginine translocase subunit TatC, with translation MSQTDEIEDSTAPLIEHLAELRNRLIHMVVAFLIGMIICFTVATPIFNFLTNPLCQVLADRGQDCDLIFISPQEGFFVAIKVSLLGGLILSFPYLATQVWRFVAPGLYKNEKGAFLPFLLASPFMFGLGASFAFYVVTPLAYEFFLGFQQFGSEGEAITDGSAAPLSVVFQGSAQEYLNLTIKFIVAFGMCFQLPVLLTLMGKVGLVSAEGLRSVRKYAVVAILLLAALVTPPDVITQVILFVVVYGLYEISIMLVARVEVKREAKLRAEGYYDDDEDDPLMADFDDDEEADDSKDK, from the coding sequence ATGAGCCAGACTGACGAGATCGAAGACAGCACAGCGCCGCTGATCGAGCATCTGGCCGAATTGCGCAACCGGCTGATCCACATGGTGGTGGCGTTTTTGATCGGTATGATCATCTGCTTTACCGTGGCAACGCCGATTTTCAACTTCCTGACCAATCCTCTGTGTCAGGTGCTGGCGGATCGGGGGCAAGACTGTGACCTGATCTTTATCTCGCCGCAGGAAGGCTTCTTTGTGGCGATCAAAGTGTCGCTGCTGGGCGGGTTGATCCTGTCGTTCCCCTATCTGGCGACGCAGGTTTGGCGGTTTGTGGCGCCGGGCTTGTATAAGAACGAAAAAGGCGCGTTTCTGCCGTTCCTGCTGGCCTCGCCCTTCATGTTCGGGCTGGGCGCCAGCTTTGCCTTTTACGTTGTCACACCGCTGGCCTATGAATTCTTCCTTGGCTTTCAGCAGTTCGGCAGCGAGGGGGAGGCCATCACCGATGGCTCTGCGGCACCGCTAAGCGTGGTGTTCCAGGGTTCGGCGCAGGAATACCTGAACCTGACCATCAAGTTCATCGTGGCCTTTGGCATGTGTTTCCAACTGCCGGTGCTGCTGACTCTGATGGGCAAGGTTGGACTGGTCAGCGCCGAGGGGCTGAGATCGGTGCGTAAATACGCCGTGGTGGCGATTCTGTTGCTGGCCGCGCTGGTGACACCGCCGGATGTGATCACCCAGGTCATCCTGTTTGTGGTGGTCTATGGTCTCTACGAGATTTCGATCATGCTGGTGGCTCGGGTCGAGGTAAAACGCGAAGCCAAGCTGCGGGCCGAAGGCTACTATGACGACGACGAAGATGATCCACTGATGGCCGACTTCGACGACGACGAAGAGGCCGATGACAGCAAGGACAAATAA
- the tatB gene encoding Sec-independent protein translocase protein TatB translates to MFDLGWTEMLVVGVVALIVVGPKDLPVMFRTVGRAVGKAKGMAREFSSAMNDAADQSGIKDISKGLKAATNPVGSAMDGVRDAAQDMAKSMDFTGKGPGGGKIDPESETGKMFAQRAEDSKKIRAATARAAAERKAREAAEALAKADEIEAAVTLDDAAPTPDDESKP, encoded by the coding sequence ATGTTTGATCTGGGTTGGACCGAAATGCTGGTGGTTGGCGTTGTGGCATTGATCGTGGTGGGTCCCAAGGACCTGCCAGTGATGTTCCGCACCGTCGGACGTGCCGTCGGCAAGGCCAAGGGCATGGCGCGCGAATTCAGCAGCGCCATGAATGATGCCGCCGATCAGTCCGGCATCAAGGATATCTCCAAAGGCCTGAAGGCGGCGACCAATCCTGTTGGTTCGGCGATGGACGGGGTGCGGGATGCGGCGCAAGACATGGCCAAGAGCATGGACTTTACCGGCAAAGGCCCCGGTGGAGGCAAAATCGACCCCGAAAGCGAAACCGGCAAGATGTTCGCTCAACGGGCTGAGGACAGTAAGAAAATCCGCGCCGCCACCGCGCGCGCCGCCGCCGAGCGCAAGGCCCGTGAAGCCGCTGAAGCGCTGGCCAAAGCGGATGAAATCGAAGCGGCGGTGACACTGGATGATGCGGCCCCGACACCGGATGATGAGAGTAAACCATGA
- a CDS encoding twin-arginine translocase TatA/TatE family subunit: MLNNIGLPGLLLIAVVVLVLFGRGKISSLMGEVGKGITSFKKGISEGTKELEDEVSETVEAAKDVTPETDSNKV; the protein is encoded by the coding sequence ATGTTGAACAATATTGGCCTTCCAGGCCTGCTGCTGATCGCCGTTGTGGTTCTGGTGCTGTTTGGACGCGGTAAAATCAGCTCGTTGATGGGCGAAGTCGGCAAAGGCATCACCTCGTTCAAGAAGGGCATCAGCGAAGGCACCAAGGAGTTGGAAGACGAGGTCTCCGAAACCGTCGAAGCCGCCAAAGACGTGACCCCGGAAACCGACTCCAACAAGGTTTAA